Below is a genomic region from Pseudomonas berkeleyensis.
TTCGGCTGGTTATTCCGAGCCGTTCTACAGTTTTCGCAACGAAACCTTCGTGCACAACTCGCGCGAATTGAAGATTCACAACAAGATTCACGTGCTGTCGCTGTGTCACGACCTGACCGGCAACAGCCTGCTCACCAGTTTTTACGTCGAGCGTCCGCTGGTCGGCAGTGCCTTCGCCGAGCTCAATTCGCGCGGGCGTCTGCTGTTCATGGCCGGGCACCCGGAGCGCTTCGCCGACGCGGTGGTGGTGGAGATAGTCGGCCATAGCGACGAGCACGGCGACTCGCCGTTCTGGGACGCCGTGGGGCGCAACTTCTTCGACATGACCTACGCCGAGGCCGAGCGGCTGTGCGGGCTGAAGAGCCGTACCTTCCTCGCCGAGCTGATGCCGCATTACCCGATCTACGTGCCGCTGCTTTCGGATGAAGCGCAGGAGGCCATGGGCCAGGTGCATCCGCGCGCGCAGATCACCTTCGACATCCTCATGCGTGAAGGCTTCGAGACCGACCACTACATCGACATCTTCGACGGTGGCCCGACCCTGCATGCGCGTACGTCGGGCATTCGCAGCATCGCGCAGAGCCGCCTGGTGCCGGTGCGCATTGCTGCCAGCGGTGAGGCCGAGCCAGGCGGACGTCAGTATCTGGTGAGTAACGGTCAGTTGCAGGATTTTCGCGCCATCGTCGCCGACCTGGACTGGGTGCCCGGCAAACCCGTGATCCTCAGCCAGGAAGCGGCCGAGGCATTGGGCGTGGGTGAGGGTGCCAGCGTCAGGCTGGTCGCGATTTGAATCGAAGCAGCAAGCCAGAGCGGCAGGCCGGCTTGTTTTTTAACCTTTAGCTTGCCGCTTGAAGCCAATAGCTGATCCGGAGGATCCAATGATCGTTCGTCCCGTGCGCAGTGCCGATTTACCGGCCCTGATCGACCTGGCTCGCAGCACCGGCGCTGGCCTGACCACGCTGCCAGCCAACGAGGAGCGACTGGCGCACCGGGTCGGTTGGGCGGAAAAGACTTTCCGTGGCGAGGCCGAGCGCGCCGATGCCGATTACCTGTTCGTGCTCGAAGACGATGCCGGCAAGGTCGTCGGTATTTCCGCCGTGGCTGGCGCCGTCGGCCTGCGCGAGCCCTGGTACAACTACCGGGTCGGCCTGACCGTCAGCGCCTCGCAGGAGCTGAACATCCACCGCCAGGTGCCGACGCTGTTCATGGCCAATGACCTGACCGGCAATTCCGAGCTGTGCTCGCTGTTCCTGCATGCCGATCACCGCACCGGTCTCAATGGCCGCCTGCTGTCGAAAGCGCGCTTTCTGTTCATCGCCGAGTTTCGTGAGTTGTTCGGTGACAAGGTGATCGCCGAAATGCGCGGCATGTCCGATGAGCGCGGGCGTTCGCCATTCTGGGAAAGCCTCGGCCGGCACTTCTTCAAGATGGAATTCTCCCAGGCGGACTACCTCACCGGCGTAGGCAACAAGGCTTTCATCGCCGAGTTGATGCCCAAGTTCCCGCTCTACACCTGCTTCCTCTCCGAGGATGCGCGGGCGGTGATCGGCCGTGTCCACCCGGACACCGAACCGGCGTTGGCGATGCTCAAGGCCGAGGGTTTCAGCTACCAGGGTTATGTCGATATCTTCGATGCCGGCCCGGCGATCGAGGCGGAAACCGCGAAGATCCGCGCCGTGCAACACAGCCAGAACCTGGTGTTGGCCATCGGTACCCCAGGCGACGATGCCGAGCCTTTCCTGGTGCACAACCGCAAGCGTCAGGATTGCCGCATCACCGCCGCGCCGGCGCGACTGGCAGCCGGCACCCTGGTGGTCGACCCGATGACGGCCAAGCGCCTGCGCCTGTCGGCGGGTGATCAGGTGCGCGCGGTGGCGCTGTCGGCAAAATCCTGAAGTCTTCTGTAGCGAGCCGGTTGCCTGCCGGCTGTGAATGCGTGGAGTGAAAAATACAATGAGCACTCATTACATTGCGGGCCACTGGCTGGCCGGCCAGGGCGAGCCCCTGGAGTCTCTCGATCCAGTTACTCAGGCGGTGGTGTGGCATGGCCGTGGCGCCAATGCCGTGCAGGTCGATGCTGCCGTGGCCGCGGCGCGTACCGCGTTCGCCACCTGGGCTGCACAGTCGCTGGACAGCCGCATCGCGGTGCTCGAACGTTTTGCCGTGCGCCTCAAGGATCAGGCCGACGTCATCGCCCGTGCCATCGGCGAGGAGACCGGCAAGCCGCTGTGGGAAGCCACCACGGAAGTGAACAGCATGGTCGGCAAGGTGACGATTTCCATCCAGAGCTACCGTGAGCGCACCGGTGAGAAGAGCGGCCCGCTGGCCGACGCCACCGCCGTGCTGCGCCACAAGCCACATGGCGTGGTCGCGGTGTTCGGCCCTTACAACTTTCCCGGTCACCTGCCCAACGGGCATATCGTGCCAGCGCTCCTGGCGGGTAATGCCGTGGTCTTCAAGCCCAGCGAGCTGACGCCCAAGGTGGCCGAGCTGACCGTGCAGTGCTGGATCGATGCCGGTCTGCCTGCCGGTGTGCTCAACCTGCTGCAGGGCGGTCGTGAGACGGGTGTTGCGCTGGCCGGTCATCCTGGCATCGACGGGCTGTTCTTCACCGGTTCCAGCCGCACCGGTAACCTGCTGCACGCGCAGTTCGCCGGTCGCCCGGAGAAGATCCTGGCGCTGGAGATGGGCGGCAATAATCCGTTGATCGTCGACCAGGTGGCCGATGTCGATGCCGCCGTCTATACCATCGTGCAATCCGCCTTCATCAGTGCTGGCCAGCGTTGCACCTGTGCGCGCCGTCTGCTGGTGCCGCTAGGGGAGTGGGGGGATGCGCTGCTGGCGCGCCTGGTGCAGGTCGCCGGGCAGATCAAGGTCGGTCGTTTCGACGAGCAGCCGGCACCGTTCATGGGCTCGGTGATCTCTTTGCAGGCGGCTGCTCAACTGATGCAGGCACAGCAGGATCTGCTGGCCAAGGGGGCGACGGCGCTGCTGGCGATGACCCAGCCGCAGGCGAACGCCGCCCTGCTGACGCCGGGTATCCTCGATGTCACGGCAGTTGCCGAGCGTGTTGACGAAGAGTTCTTCGGGCCGCTGCTGCAGGTGATTCGCTACGCCAGCTTCGAGGCCGCCATCGCTGAGGCCAATGCCACGGTCTATGGCCTGGCAGCCGGGCTGTTGTCCGACTCGCGTGCGCGTTACGAGCAGTTCTGGCTGCACAGCCGCGCTGGTATCGTCAACTGGAACAAGCAGCTCACCGGCGCCGCCAGCAGTGCGCCGTTCGGTGGCATCGGTGCTTCTGGCAACCATCGAGCCAGTGCCTATTACGCCGCTGATTATTGCGCGTACCCGGTCGCCTCGCTGGAGAGCGAGAGCCTGGCCTTGCCCACGACCCTGACCCCGGGAGTGACCCTGTGATGGCCGCCTATGAGATGAACTTTGACGGCCTGGTCGGGCCGACTCACAACTACGGTGGATTGTCCTACGGCAACGTGGCGTCACAGAGCAACAGCCAGGCTGCCTCCAATCCCAAGGAGGCCGCCAAGCAAGGCTTGGCGAAGATGAAGGCGCTGATGGCCATGGGCTTCAAGCAGGGCGTACTGGCCCCGCAGGAGCGTCCGGATGTCACCGCACTGCGGCGCCTGGGGTTTACCGGCAACGATGCCGAAGTGATCGAACGTGCTGCGCGCGAGGCCATGCCGCTGCTGGTGGCGAGCTGTTCGGCATCGAGCATGTGGACGGCCAACGCCTGCACCGTCAGCCCCAGTGCCGATACGGCCGATGGTCGTGTGCACTTCACTGCAGCCAACCTCAACTGCAAGTTCCATCGCAGCATCGAGCACCCGACCACCAGCCGTGTGCTGCAGGCCATGTTCGCTGACCACAGGCACTTCGCCCATCATCCGGCGCTACCGGCCGTGGCGCAGTTCGGTGATGAGGGCGCGGCCAACCACACGCGCTTCTGCAAGGGCTATGGCGACGCGGGAGTGGAGTTCTTCGTCTATGGCCGCAGTGCCTTCGACACCCGTTACCCGGCACCGGCACGTTATCCGGCGAGGCAGACACTGGAGGCCAGTCAGGCGGTTGCACGTCTGCACGGGCTGAGCGAGGCGGGCGTGGTCTACGCCCAGCAGAACCCGGCGGTGATCGACCAGGGCGTATTCCATAACGACGTGATCGCCGTGGGCAATGGCGAGGTGCTGTTCTATCACCAGGACGCTTTCCTCGAGACCGACAAGGTGCTGGCCGAACTGGGCGACAAGCTGGCCCGTCGCGGCGGCAACTTCCAGGCTGTCTGCGTGCCGGGTTCTGCCGTGAGCGTGCAGGACGCAGTGCGCTCCTACCTGTTCAACAGCCAGCTGCTGACCCGCGCCGATGGCAGCATGCTGCTGGTGGTGCCGGAGGAGTGCAGGAACAACCCGAGCGTCTGGCGCTACCTTGAGCAACTGACTGGCAGTGCTGGGCCGATCCGCGAAGTGCGCGTCTTCGACCTCAAGCAGAGTATGCAGAATGGTGGCGGTCCTGCCTGCCTGCGTTTGCGCGTCGCGCTCAATGAATACGAGCTGGCGGCGGTCAATCCCGGCGTGGTGATGAGTGACGCGCTACACGACACGCTGGTGGCCTGGGTCGACAAACATTACCGCGACCGCCTCAGCGAAGCCGATCTGGCTGACCCGCACTTGCTGACCGAATGCCGTACGGCATTGGATGAACTGACGCAGATCCTTAAACTGGGCTCGGTCTATCCTTTCCAACTGACCTAACCCACATTCCGGAGATTTTATGAGCGACGCTCTGCAACTGATTCTCGAAGATAACGACGGCACCCAACTGGAAACTTCCTGCAGCCGTTTTGCCGTGGTTTGGCAGGGCAAGGAACTGTGGGTTCAGGCCGTCGGCGATCAGTTGCTGATCGGCGTCGACGTGGAGGAGGGCGATACCGAGTACGCCAACCTGCTGCTGCGTCCGCAAGCCACCAACCTGGTCAGCCTGCAGCTGGAGATGGAGCCGGTGGAGCAGGATGAAGATGAGGACGATCACGTGCATGGCCCTGGCTGCAATCACTGATTGAACCTTGTAGGGTGGGCCGGGCGGTGCTCCGCTTCAGCCCACCCTGCGGAGACTGCCGGAGTGAGCGTCGCGAGCGAATCCAGGCAACGCAAATCTTCGCTCGCGGCGCGCGCTCCACAAAAAAAGTGCTGTTGACCAAGGAGTATTCGATGCTTGCCCTCGGCAAACTGCTTGAACTGACCCTGGCCGGCCATGAGCCGTCGGCGAAGATTCAACTGACGCCCGATGGCACGCGTCTGCGCTGGCTCGACGAAGGCGCGCTGGAGGTGACTCCGCCGGCAGCGCGTGACAATGGCCTCGATCTGTTGTTGTCGGCCGGTATCCACGGTAACGAAACTGCGCCGATCGAGCTGCTCGACCGCCTGCTGCGTGGCATTGCACGCAACGAGCTGCATCCGGCGGCGCGCATGCTCTTTCTGTTCGGCAACCCCGAGGCGATGCGCCGCGGCGAGCGCTACGTCGAGCAGGATCTCAATCGCCTGTTCAGTGGCCGGCATGAGCAAACCAGTGGTTTCGAGGCCATTCGCGCCTGTGATCTGGAACACCTGAGCGCCACCTTCTTTGGCAAGGACACCGGTCGCACCCGCCTGCACTACGACCTGCACACCGCTATTCGTGGCTCGAAGATCGAGCAGTTCGCCCTCTATCCCTGGCAGGAGGGGCGTGCGCATTCCCGCCGCGAGCTGGAGCGTTTGCGCGCCGCCGGTATCGAGGCCGTGTTGCTGCAGAACAAGTCCTCGATCACCTTCAGCGCCTACACCTATGCGCAGCTCGGTGCCGAGGCCTTCACCCTGGAACTGGGCAAGGCGCGCGCCTTCGGGCAGAACGAACTGGTCAATCTCGATCTGCTGGAAAACGCATTGCATGCGTTGATCGAGGGGCGCGAGGTGATCACTGGCGAGCCGACTCTGGATGGTTTGCAGCTGTTCGCGGTCTCGCGGGAGATCATCAAGCACAGCGACAGTTTCCAGTTGCACCTGCCTGCAGATATCGAGAATTTCACCGAGCTGGCGCCTGGTTACCTGCTTGCCGAAGACATTGCCGACACCCGCTGGGTGGTGGAAGAGCAGGGCGCGCGCATCATCTTTCCCAATCCCAAGGTCAGGAACGGCCTGCGTGCCGGCATCCTGATCGTCCCGGACGATGGCTCCGGACTGGCGTAGCCTGCGTGTCATCCGGGAAATGATCTGCTTGGGTTATTCTCCGGATTTCATCCGGGCTACGCCGTTGACATGGCGTTTCTAGATGCGGCGTAGGAGTGGCTGGGCGGCATTCCGCTTCAGCCGCGATCTGCTCTTCTCGCTTCGCAGCTAAAGCGGAATGCCGCTCATACGCTCCTGCAGCCCCGCTTGGCGTTCCACTCTATTTTGCCCCAACTGTATCTTGTGAGTGCCCGAGCGACCTCTTTAGCATGGGCTTTTCGCCAATAGCTGGGAAAGCCTGCCATGCCCCTGATCGACCTGCGTAGCGACACCGTCACCCAACCCACCGCGGCCATGCGCGAGGCCATGCTGGCAGCCGAGCTGGGCGACGATGTTTATGGCGAAGACCCCACCGTCAATCGCCTGGAGGCCTGGTTGGCCAAGGAGCTGGGGTTCGAGGCGGCGCTGTTCGTACCCACCGGCACCATGAGCAACCTGCTGGGACTGATGGCGCACTGCGAGCGAGGTGACGAGTACATCGTCGGCCAGCAGGCGCATACCTATAAGTACGAGGGCGGCGGTGCGGCCGTGCTCGGTTCCATTCAGCCGCAGCCGATCGACGGTGAGGCCGACGGCTCGCTCGATCTGAGCAAGGTCGAGGCAGCGATCAAACAGGATGATTTCCACTTCGCTCGTACCCGCTTGCTGGCCCTGGAAAACACCATGCAGGGCAAGGTGTTGCCGCTTGAGTATCTGGCTGCTGCCCGCGAACTCACTCGTCGTCGTGGCCTGAGCCTGCACCTGGATGGTGCTCGCCTGTACAACGCGGCGGTCAAGCTCGGTGTGCCGGCGCGCGAGATCACCCAGTACTTCGATTCCGTATCGGTATGCCTGTCCAAGGGCCTCGGTGCGCCGGTCGGCTCGGTGCTCTGCGGCAGCGCCGTGCTGATCGGCAAGGCGCGCCGCCAGCGCAAGATGGTCGGCGGTGGTATGCGCCAGG
It encodes:
- the astD gene encoding succinylglutamate-semialdehyde dehydrogenase, giving the protein MSTHYIAGHWLAGQGEPLESLDPVTQAVVWHGRGANAVQVDAAVAAARTAFATWAAQSLDSRIAVLERFAVRLKDQADVIARAIGEETGKPLWEATTEVNSMVGKVTISIQSYRERTGEKSGPLADATAVLRHKPHGVVAVFGPYNFPGHLPNGHIVPALLAGNAVVFKPSELTPKVAELTVQCWIDAGLPAGVLNLLQGGRETGVALAGHPGIDGLFFTGSSRTGNLLHAQFAGRPEKILALEMGGNNPLIVDQVADVDAAVYTIVQSAFISAGQRCTCARRLLVPLGEWGDALLARLVQVAGQIKVGRFDEQPAPFMGSVISLQAAAQLMQAQQDLLAKGATALLAMTQPQANAALLTPGILDVTAVAERVDEEFFGPLLQVIRYASFEAAIAEANATVYGLAAGLLSDSRARYEQFWLHSRAGIVNWNKQLTGAASSAPFGGIGASGNHRASAYYAADYCAYPVASLESESLALPTTLTPGVTL
- the aruF gene encoding arginine/ornithine succinyltransferase subunit alpha, whose protein sequence is MLVMRPAQMADLADVQRLAADSPVGVTSLPDDAGRLGDKIAASEASFSAEVSFNGEESYFFVLEDTASGRLVGCSGIVASAGYSEPFYSFRNETFVHNSRELKIHNKIHVLSLCHDLTGNSLLTSFYVERPLVGSAFAELNSRGRLLFMAGHPERFADAVVVEIVGHSDEHGDSPFWDAVGRNFFDMTYAEAERLCGLKSRTFLAELMPHYPIYVPLLSDEAQEAMGQVHPRAQITFDILMREGFETDHYIDIFDGGPTLHARTSGIRSIAQSRLVPVRIAASGEAEPGGRQYLVSNGQLQDFRAIVADLDWVPGKPVILSQEAAEALGVGEGASVRLVAI
- the astB gene encoding N-succinylarginine dihydrolase → MAAYEMNFDGLVGPTHNYGGLSYGNVASQSNSQAASNPKEAAKQGLAKMKALMAMGFKQGVLAPQERPDVTALRRLGFTGNDAEVIERAAREAMPLLVASCSASSMWTANACTVSPSADTADGRVHFTAANLNCKFHRSIEHPTTSRVLQAMFADHRHFAHHPALPAVAQFGDEGAANHTRFCKGYGDAGVEFFVYGRSAFDTRYPAPARYPARQTLEASQAVARLHGLSEAGVVYAQQNPAVIDQGVFHNDVIAVGNGEVLFYHQDAFLETDKVLAELGDKLARRGGNFQAVCVPGSAVSVQDAVRSYLFNSQLLTRADGSMLLVVPEECRNNPSVWRYLEQLTGSAGPIREVRVFDLKQSMQNGGGPACLRLRVALNEYELAAVNPGVVMSDALHDTLVAWVDKHYRDRLSEADLADPHLLTECRTALDELTQILKLGSVYPFQLT
- the astA gene encoding arginine N-succinyltransferase; protein product: MIVRPVRSADLPALIDLARSTGAGLTTLPANEERLAHRVGWAEKTFRGEAERADADYLFVLEDDAGKVVGISAVAGAVGLREPWYNYRVGLTVSASQELNIHRQVPTLFMANDLTGNSELCSLFLHADHRTGLNGRLLSKARFLFIAEFRELFGDKVIAEMRGMSDERGRSPFWESLGRHFFKMEFSQADYLTGVGNKAFIAELMPKFPLYTCFLSEDARAVIGRVHPDTEPALAMLKAEGFSYQGYVDIFDAGPAIEAETAKIRAVQHSQNLVLAIGTPGDDAEPFLVHNRKRQDCRITAAPARLAAGTLVVDPMTAKRLRLSAGDQVRAVALSAKS
- the ltaE gene encoding low-specificity L-threonine aldolase; translation: MPLIDLRSDTVTQPTAAMREAMLAAELGDDVYGEDPTVNRLEAWLAKELGFEAALFVPTGTMSNLLGLMAHCERGDEYIVGQQAHTYKYEGGGAAVLGSIQPQPIDGEADGSLDLSKVEAAIKQDDFHFARTRLLALENTMQGKVLPLEYLAAARELTRRRGLSLHLDGARLYNAAVKLGVPAREITQYFDSVSVCLSKGLGAPVGSVLCGSAVLIGKARRQRKMVGGGMRQAGVLAAAGLYALQHQVQRLAEDHANAARLGAALSELGYSVEPVQTNMVYVQLGERAGQVKAFMAEHGIAVSAAPRLRLVTHLDVSAEQIERVIEAFAAFRSH
- the astE gene encoding succinylglutamate desuccinylase, with amino-acid sequence MLALGKLLELTLAGHEPSAKIQLTPDGTRLRWLDEGALEVTPPAARDNGLDLLLSAGIHGNETAPIELLDRLLRGIARNELHPAARMLFLFGNPEAMRRGERYVEQDLNRLFSGRHEQTSGFEAIRACDLEHLSATFFGKDTGRTRLHYDLHTAIRGSKIEQFALYPWQEGRAHSRRELERLRAAGIEAVLLQNKSSITFSAYTYAQLGAEAFTLELGKARAFGQNELVNLDLLENALHALIEGREVITGEPTLDGLQLFAVSREIIKHSDSFQLHLPADIENFTELAPGYLLAEDIADTRWVVEEQGARIIFPNPKVRNGLRAGILIVPDDGSGLA
- a CDS encoding topoisomerase II gives rise to the protein MSDALQLILEDNDGTQLETSCSRFAVVWQGKELWVQAVGDQLLIGVDVEEGDTEYANLLLRPQATNLVSLQLEMEPVEQDEDEDDHVHGPGCNH